TTCCGTTTTGCATGTGAATTACACCTCCAAATAAAGATTAACATGTTCCTTTGTTCTTTGCAGCAAGCAAATAAAAATTCACACATTGAAAAAGGTACCAGTCATAACCTATAAGTGATCGCCCTTTACAATATGTGAATTAGGTTTTCCACTCTCTACAACTTGTTTTTATTATAACTCCGTTTTCACCAAAAAGCAAATCTTTGTATTTTCTTTTCAAACAGCTTTGGAAATACATGTTATTCGCACGCACAGGAACAGGGTTTGTCGCTTGCCCTTCCGCTCATTGCGGTCTTATGAAAGGATATGCAGATCCGAACCAACTTATACATTTTCTAAAAAAAATTTTGACATGCATATCCAACACATCCATGAAAGCTCAATCAATCACAGGATAACACTCTAGGTCCATGCCCACATAAAGGCATCCCTATCCCATGCAATCTGCCCACGATGCAGCTTGCGGAACGCTTTCTTCACTTCTTTTGATAACGAAGTATTTCCATTCTCATTCACAAATACAAATTCTTCTCCAAAATTGGACCTTACATATTCAATTGCAGCTTCCTGATGAAGTGTACCGGTGAATTTAATCTCCTGTACCATCCATTCCGCCACTGCCTGTGCTGTCTTTTCCACAATATCACCTATTTATCTACCCATTGTACGGTTGGACGGACTTCCGATTGATTATGAACAAGCCTGCCATACCGCCAGATTGAAGTATACCACGTTCCAATGGCTGGCGGTTAACAGAGTTAGGCCGCAACTTATCACGCCCGTTTAACGAACCACTGAACTCCCCTGTGTAGTACTCTCTGAAGAAGATAATTTCGTTCGAACGTTAAACGTCAACCATACGCAATAAGCAACCAACACAACCAATATGAAGATATCGTAGGCAAGTGTCCCGGTGTCTTGCCGGTCGTTCCCAAGAAATTGAATTAAATTATGTATGAAATGAAAGAGGATCAGCGGCACGATATTCCCGTTTTTCAACATTAACAGCGCGAGCGCCGCTCCAAGCAGCAATGCATAGATTAGTTGCAGAATGGTGTCTGCCATACTCTGACCGGATAATGCATTCATGATATGGGTGATGGAAAATAAAACACTAGAAGTGACAACTGCCGCAACCGCACTCTTACGAAGCAACGTTTTGAAGATCAGTCCACGATAAATGGTTTCCTCCACAAAGGCGACAAGCAAGGTGAAAAATATAAAAAAGGCGACCTTGGAGAAGGCTAACTCTGTAAATCCTTTCAGCGCAAGAGTACCCAGTACAAGGAGTAGCGGAATATAATACTTTGCATGACTTGCCGGGATAGTTCTTATGGAGCGAAATCCGATCTCTCTCCATTTGCGTCGCAGGGTGAGATAAATAATGAGCACGAGGGCCATTGGAGTAAACGACATCAATACTGGTGATGTGTAGTCCAGTTGCTTCACGGTAGCTACCGCCCCTGCCGCGAAAACCGCGAGCAAAAGGAGCAGTTCAATAATGACTACCGTCAGCACGGGCCTGCGCGTGGAAAAGGATTGGTTTTGCTTGGATTGCGGGATGTTCATAGATTGTAATAGCCTCATTTCATTTTTATTGGTTGTCATATGAACTTATATGACAATTTAGTTTTATCATATCTATTCGATATTCTGCTATCCTTTTCTGGATAAAACTATAAAAGTAACAAAAAAGAGAATTTCTCTTACAGCTTTTACCTTACAATCAGGTATGGCTCAAGTGCTAAAATGTCTATTATAGTATTAAAAGAATGAATCGGTGCAGGGTTACGACATTTCTGCAACGTCATATATATGGAGAGTTAAGATGAGAGCTGTGAAATGAAGAACGAAGAACGAACTCAGGGGGATACTATGAAAGCATTATTTCTGCGCTGGGGACATTTGCTGGCAATCTTATGTATACCGCTTCAAGGTTCCATTTATGTTTTGTTAGGCAGTAACACCGGAAGTGATGTCTTCTACAATTATGCCTGGATTGATACACAGATTCCTTTTATCAAAGAATTTATTTATCCTTATGTCAGTTGGATGCCGATTCTGTATCTTGGATTTCTCTATTTGGGTCTAACAAACAAATCGCTATTCTGGCGTATGATAATTACCTATAACGTAGGAGTAATCGCAGCCAACATCGTTTTTGCGGTCTTCCCTACTTACGTGCCTCGACCGGAAGCTATCGGAACAGGTTTAAGCAGCACGCTCGTACAGTTTATCTATACCAATGATGCTCCATACAACTGTTTTCCAAGCATCCACTGTCTCACAAGTTATCTGCTCTTCATCATCATCAATCGACACTTAAACTTCAAACCAATGGCGCGGATCTCATGGTCGATATGGTTGTGGCTAATTATTGCTTCGACGGTGTTTGTAAAGCAGCATTCGCTGCTGGATGTAGCTGGCGGCATTCTGTTCGGCGAAGCAGCGTACTGGGCTGTGCATGTAGTTGCAGTTCGCGCTGGACTGGCAAGCAAAAAAACAAAGCAACCACTTACAGCTACAAATACAAGCAGCAACCGCTTAGTATAAGATCTATATTGCATCGGCAGGAGTAATTCAACTGTCATGAAACCAGAAAGAGGGCCTCGGCCCTCTTTTTTTGCGTGATTGCAAGTTGATGTTTAGTTAATACTTAAATGAAAGAACTTTTCAAGACGCAACCATGAGGACCCTGTCCTTCATACAATGGGTGGACGTTCATGGAGCAGATCAGATGGAGGGCTTCCCATTAAACGCTTGAATATCCGGTAAAAATAAGACAGATCTCGGTATCCGAGAAATTCTGCAATTTCCTGAATGGAGAGCTGTGACTCGGTAAGCAAATACACTGCCCTTTTCATCCGTTGATCATGAACATATTGGCTGATCGTCTGATTTGTCATGCTTTTAAATAACGCGGCTGCGTAATTAGGAGTTTTACCGATCTCATCCCCGAGCTCTTCTTTCGTAACTTTCTCTCGGTAATGCCGCTCAATGTATCGCTTCATCCGCTCCGCATGAAGATGTCTCTCCGGTGGAATAACACCGCGGTCCAGCTCCCTGTTTATATAAATAAGCACTTCCATCAATAAGGCTTGGCTCATCATGACATAATAAGACGGACGTTCCTGCCATTGTTGTTGGATAGCTTTCATACGTTCATGGATCAGTTCATAACATCCGGGCTTATGTCGCAAGGCCTCACTCCGTTCCAGCGCAGGCAAACCTTGTGCATGATCCCCCTGTAATTGAACAACAATTTGCGTGTGAGTTACGGTAGGAATACTTTTGCCGTAATACGGAATGCCGGCGGGAATTAGCAGCAGCTCACCTTTCTCCATGATCTGCTTCTCTCCGTTCACCCAATATACACATTTTCCATAAGTAACCAGGCTTAACCGCCAAGTGGCCTGTGACTGCACCGCTTCTTCGTACCAACCGACACCATTAATGTGTCGTACTTCTAATGGAGTGACCATAACACACCTCATTATTGGACTATATTCTAATCATTGTACTATAGTTCATACCCTGATTCGACAGAAAACGCTACAATACACATATAAGCAAACATATGAGGAGGAAAACAGCATGTTGAAAACAAAAATTATTTGTACTATGGGACCTGCTTGTGACTCAATCGAATTGTTAAAAGTAATGATCCAGGAAGGGATGACGGTTGCCCGTCTGAATATGGCTCATGGTGAGCTGGAAGATCACGTGGCACGGATTAACAATATCCGCAAAGCAGCTTCCGAATTGAATACGTATGTACCGATTATGATGGATATCAAGGGACCGGAAGTTCGTATTGGCAAACTGAAAGAAGCATCCTGCCATCTGCAAGCAGGTAAAGAGCTTATCCTGACTACCGAAGAAATTCTTGGTGACGCTGAGCGTATTTCGGTAAACTATCCGGAATTGAACCTTGTTGTAAAACCTGGCGATCGCATCCTCATTGATGATGGTTTAGTGGATCTGACTGTACTGTCCGTGGAGGGATCAGATATTCACTGTAAAATCATCAGCGGCGGCATTCTGAAACCACGTAAAGGGGTTAACTTGCCAGGAATCAAAACGACTTTGCCAGGTGTAACGGAACGTGACGTTATGCACATCGGATTCGGAATCGAAAACGGTATCGAAATCATCGCTGCTTCCTTTGTTCGTAAAGGCGACGACATTCGTGAAATTCGCAGCATCCTGAAAGAACGCGGTGTAGATCATGTACAAATCATCTCCAAAATCGAAAACCAGGAAGGTATGACCAACCTGGACGATATCATTGAAGCATCTGACGGTATCATGGTAGCTCGTGGAGATCTCGGGGTTGAAGTACCAATCGAAGACGTTCCTATGATGCAAAAAGAAATGATCGATAAATGTAACCGCGCAGGTAAACCGGTTATCGTCGCAACGCACATGTTGGAATCGATGCAAGTGAATCCGCGTCCAACTCGTTCGGAAGTTAGTGACGTTGCTAACGCTGTTCTTCAAGGCGCAGACGTTGTGATGTTGTCTGGTGAATCGGCAGCAGGTAAATACCCAGTACAATCCGTGCGCACAATGGCAGCTGTTGCTCGCCGTGCTGAAACGATGATTGATTACAAAGAACAATTCAACCAAAAATCCGCTCAACAAGTAGCTGACATTACCGAAGTTATCAGTCAGGGAGCAGTTAGTTCCTCCCTTGTCCTGAATGCCAAAGCGATCATCACATCTACCGAGAGTGGATTTACGGCGCGCATGATCTCCAAATATCGTCCAAAAGCACCGATCATTGCGGTTACACAGCATGAAGAAGTACTTGCGAAAATCTGTCTGCTCTCCGGTGTCATTCCGGTTATGGGCGACAAAGTAACGACAACCGATGAAATGTTTGAGTCCGCTACACGCAATGCAATTAAAACCGGTTATATTGAAAAAGGCGACATCATCGTATTGTCCGCTGGCGTACCGATTGGTCAATCCGGTAACACCAACTTGATCAAAGTTCAACAAGTATAATTCAAGAGATAGATTTGCATATATCGTGTGTTGAGAATACAAAAAAACAACCGAGAGCAGAAATTGCGTCTCGGTTGTTTTTTCTTGTGTAATTCATTTTATCATCCAACAATCAACAAGGTTAAACCGTATCCCATCTTACAAATTTCGTGAGTAGTTCACCAAATCCTGCGACATCATATTAATCTCATCCATCGAGGCGTTTACCTGCTGTGTCAGGGCAGCCTGATTCTGTGTCAGTGTGGACATGTTGCCAATGTGCTCCAGAATCTGGTCAATGAAGGTCTTCATTGCCTGCATGCTATCTTCAATATTGACGGTAGCCTGCGAGCTATGGTCAGCCAACTTCCGAACTTCTCCGGCCACAACTCCAAAACCAAGACCCAATTCTCCCGCTCTGGCTGCTTCGATCGCAGCATTCAGACCCAGTAAATTCGTTTGGCTGGCAATTTCCCGAATAAACGCTGTAATGTTTTTGGTATCATCTGCACTGCTCTTTACCTGAATGGCCGCGTCCGCGGATAACTCTTGTGCAGTAACCAGTTCCTGAGCCTGATCAGTAATCGAGTTAATTCCACGTACCATCTCACCGATGGATTCGGATAAAAGCTTCGTCTTCTGATTCATCGCTTCGACGATCTGTTCCTTGTTCTTCTCATGTGTCACGTCACGAATGGTTCCCGCTACACGGAGCGGTACTCCGTTACTGTCCCGAACCGTCTCACCACCTGCATGATACCAGCGATATTCCCCGTTCTTACGTTGCAGACGGTAATCCAGATCGTAAGGTGTCCGTCCACTGTAGTCATTCATGTGCTTGGCAAATTCATTGATCGTGCGGTCATGATCGTCCGGGTGAAGCCGGCTGCTCCAACTGCTGAACACATTCGGGAAATCCTGCTCATCGGTAAATCCAAGCTCTCGGCGAAACTGTGGTGACCACCAAAATTCATTATTCGGGTTAACCACATCTCCAGCCACAACGGTCATATCCCACGGCGCTTCCACTAATGCGCGATTTACCAGGTCATAACGGGTAACGAGTGCTTCTAACTCATCGGATTTACTCTTCTCATCATGAATATCAAACATGATTCCCAGAAGTTTAACCGGAACGCCTTGATCATTTCTAACAACTTGTCCAAGACACCGGAACCAGCGCACTTCTCCACTCTTTGTTATCATTCGGCTCGTTACATTGTATGCGGCCTTCTCAGAAGTTGTATTAACGTTTTTCGTAATCTCCTGAACCAGCTGGGGTCTGTCATCAGGATGGACGGATTTGGCCCAACTTGCAAAAGCATCGGGAAAATCCTTCGTATTGCTAAAGCCTAACATTTGACGAAATTCATTGGAAAAAGCAACGATATTATTGCTATCCAGAGGATCTCCTGCTACAATCTCGGATTCCCAGAGTCCGATATTCAATGCCTGATTTAGCATTCTGAGGCGCATATCCGCTGCTTCATTTTGCTTCTTCAGCATATGTACCGCTTTATTGATATTATGTGCAATTTCAACAATTTCCTGAGAATCATTGATTAATTCCAGCTCACTGGTATATATCCCTTGCTCTGCGTCTTTAACCAGTTTACGACTGTATTCCAATAAGTGTTGAAGCGAACCCGCAGGGGCTTGCTTGATCATTTGGGTACGTTTACCAAACATATCGATTTCTCCTCTAAAGTCATTTATATATATTTCGACATCATTAGACATTAAATGTAGAGGGTTTTCATCCATTTGCGAAAAACAACATAAAAAAAAACGCCTTATCAGCGCTTTTCTCACATTGTTATGATGTTATATTCATATATTTTCTCGCGATCGGACCTTTACCAGCCAAAATTCAGCGTTTCGCCTGTCTCTACCCATGTCTTGATACTGCTCAATATCATCCACCAGCTACTCTGTGCGTTCGCAAAGGATGGATGGTTGTCCGTAAATTGGTCGTTGATCAGGGTTAATTTCGTACATTCCCCCACCTTCTCCAGCTGAAACACTACTCTGGATTGAAGCTCAGCGTGATTAGCGTGGTAGGAAGGTCCAGGATGCTCAAGGTAACTTAACAAAGATAGAGGTTCGAATTCCAGAATATCGCCGTATACATGAACCGTCTCTGCACCGTCATTCCCAGGCCCTACATAGGCAAACGGCTGACCTGGTTGGAAATTAGAACGAAGTTCGCTGCCAAAAAAGCTGCTCCGTGTACCATCCGGCGAGATCAGGGCATTCCACACCTCTTCCTGTCCGGCATTAATATAGAACTCATATTTTAATTCCATGAACTCACTCCCTATATGTATTGTATTGAAGGTACAACTCAACTGACATGCTTGCAATACTATCCTATCGTTTACCCCAATCGGCGTATTGTAAAAACGCGACAACAGTGAAAACAAATGATAACCCAATATGCTCATTTATAAATAAAGTCAAACTATCTTTTGTATGAGCAGGAAGCATTCAACAAAAATAATATTGTGAGAAATTTTTTTTCGTATTATGATTAACAGGACTTTAGATGTATTATTTAATCATTTATGAGTAAATAGTCTTATTTTTAAGGAGGATTTTCATTGATTTATCCCAAAAAATTTGGTATTGCTGCTGCTGCAACGATTGCACTCACATTAAGCAGTTCAAGTGCTTTTGCAGAATCCAGTACCACCTCATTCAAAGACCTGAGTAAGGCATCCTCATGGGCTCAATCCTTTATTCAAGAAGCACAAGAAAAAGGATTGCTTAGCGGAGATCGGCAGGGTATGTTTTATCCACTTCAAGAAGTTTCAAGACAAGAAATTGCAATGGCCATCACTAAATTAATGCAACTACCTGTACAGGAATTTAGCTCCACAACGTTCTCTGATGTTCCAAATGAAACATGGAGTGCACAAGCTATTGATGCAGTACATAATCATGGTTGGATGCTGGGAGATAACAATGGTTACTTCCGTCCAAAGAACTCTGTGACAAGGGAAGAATTAGCAACTATTTTAACCCGTATTACTCAAAATAAAGATATAGATCCTAAAGAAGAAGAGCGCCAACTAAGTAATCTAAAAGACGAAAAAAACATCTCTACATGGGCTAAACAATCAGTTAATTCTGTTGTATCTTCCGGCTTAATGACAGGTAGTAATGGTAGCTTCTATCCTAAACAGTATGTGCTTCGTCAAGAATTAGCAGCTATTTTAATTCGACTCGATTCACAAAACAGTGTGAGTAATCTTCAGTTCATACAGAAAATTAATGATGAAAATGTGATTATTGGAGATAAGACCTATCAAGTAGCAGATAATTTGAAGGCATTATTCACATCCAAGAATGAACCTGTTCTACAAAACGCAGGCATTCAATTTAAAGCTGAAAATGGCGTTATTACACAAGTACTTGAATTGAAGCTTGTAACTCCAGGTAAGGCTGCAGTCTCAGGAAAACCTGAATTTTCAGGAAACCTTGTACTCGACGGGGGTAAAATATCTGTTGAAAAAGACCTGACTGTTGCTGCAGATTATATAACAATTAAGAATATCTCTATAAAAGGCAACTTGGAAATATCATCTGAAGTGAATAACGATTTTTACGCGGAACAAATATCTGTATTAGGGACTACATATGTAAATGGTGGAGACGATAACACCGTTGTCTTTGACCAATCGAATCTTCAAAATATGAGAATTGCCAAAGAAGATGTCCGTGTTGAGTCTTTAAACAAGACAGTAGTTAAAGAAGTACAGATCGAATCCAAGCTCTCAGGGTTATGGGGAGATAACTCCATAACCTATGAAACTGTGAGTATAGGTCAAGGAGTACAGAACGCTTCTTTATATGCACATATTCGTAATCTTGAGGTTAACGCCGGTGATAAAGAAATAACAATATCCGGGACAGGTCATATTGATTCTATGACCATCCAAGGTTCCGGAGCGATCAACGTTCAAAACGCCAAAGTGATTGGTACGGTCACCGTTAACGAACGTTCAGCAAAAGTATCTCTTCCAGCGAATGTAATTGTCCAAAAAATTGTACTTCCAGAAGGTGTCTCACCAGAACAAGTGATTTTGAATTACGATAAAGTTAAATCACAAATTGCAACAATTAACGGGACACCGAATCCAAGCTATACACCACCGGTCACCGGGGGAGGAGGTTCCTCTAATAGTGGAGCAAATGGAGGCAGTTCAGGGGGGACAAGCCCGTCTAACCCTGGAACAAATCCAACAACGCCTACACCTTCAACAGGATATCCTTTTATTGAAGGAACTAGTTATCAGAACCGAATGGAAACATCCGCTGATGGCCTAGTCACCGTAAACCAAACGGGGACGATCTATTATATGGCCGTTCGGTTAGATGATAATGTACGCCCTACTGCAGAGCAAATAAAGAATGGAACACTTACTGAAGATGTACCATTTGCAAACGGCGTTGTACAAGCAACAGCTAACCAATTAACAACCTTTAAAATTGAAGGCTTAGAGCAATCAAAAGCATATGGTATTTGGGCCGTTTTCAAAAATAGCGATACAGGTGAAGAAACTAAACCTAGCTATATCATGTCGGTAAGCAATTACTTGCCTAATAGTGAGGATATCTTGCCATTTAAAAAGAAAAACCTTGAACAAATTAGGATTCAGTTCACTGGTGTGCTTACACCACCAATTACTAGTGTGACCGATCCATCTGCTATTGTAGAAGGCGGGCATCTCAGAAACTATGGTTATGGTTTTATTGAAATTAATTCGATAGAGTGGGATTTAACTATTCCGGATATGCCTATCCTTAATTTAAACTTTGACCCAGTCACACTGGGAGATGGAACTTCCTATAGATTAGACTGGACCTATGTAAAAAATGCTCTGTCTATTAAATTTACAAGCTCTAACGGTACACCTACTGCTCATGGGTTTGGTGGGTTTGGGACTTATACAGGTCCGGAAGTCGTGAATCTTATTACCAAACAGCTCGCTATCGAAATAGGAAGCATTGTTGATCCAACCCAGGCTGAAGAGGTTATGCACCTTCTTGAAGCATACCCTTCTCCGTTAAAACAAGAATTAGGCTTGATTGAGTTTAATGCTCAGCATTATCAGAAGGCTCTCGCAGAACAAGCCGGGAAGTACACAACCTACAGCGATGTTAAAGAAATTGTAGAAGCCGTTAATCAACAATATCCTGCACCAAGCACCAATGAAGCCACTGCTATTCGTTCCCTGAATAGTGCGCAAAGTGCTTCCTTAATGGAGTCATATATCAAGCGTTATGCATCAGCATTAAATATTGATTTAACTGCATTCAATAATTTAAACGCAGCTTCTAGAATTGAGATTGGCAAAATCATTTTAGAATACAGAGAACAATTGCCACAAGGGGAGTTTACTGGCATTGCTCAAATTCGCAGCTATTACGATCTAGCATACGAAGTTGTATCCTCTGCTCCAACTACACTGAATTTTTCAGATACTGACACAAGAGTAGGACTTATTGGAGGAGACGTAGTTTGGACACCTGGTGTAAATGAGGACAAAGTGAGTTCATATGAAATTATCTGGGGAAGTCAAGGTAGAGAGATTGCTTCCATTAATCGAGTGGATAAGGATGGATCCAACCGATATACGATTGCTGAAGGAACATCGATTCCTGAAGGGGCAACCCAACTGTTAGTCCGTGCCTTACTTCAAGATGGTACAGAAACTGCCCCAATTTATATCACATTAAAAGATACATTGCCAGCTGCGCCTGAACAACCGTCCATCGATAATGATGACGCAAAAAATATATTAATTGGAGCAGATTCAACTATGGAGTTCTCTGTGGATGGAGGAACAAACTGGCATAACTATGATGAAGAGAATCCTCCCATCTTCCCAGGTCGCGTTTTTGTACAGGTACGCGTTCAGGCTGATCCAGTAAATCAAGTGCCTGCAGGTAAAGCAAAGACTGTCTCTTTTGTAGATAATGTTGTGATGTATGCCGGCATAAATGATATAAGTAATACTTTTGATACAAATTACATTTCATCAGCCATGGAATACTCATCAGATAATGGAGAGACGTGGACAACATATGATGAAAACAACCCTCCTCAGTTTCCAGGGGATCTGACCATTCTGCTTCGTGAAAAAGGAGGACAATACCTCCCAGCAGCCCCAGCCAAAAGTTTCACTTTTAAATCTAAAGTGAACATTTTTAAAGGAGGGAATACCCTTTCTGCTTCAACGTCAGCTATTGAGTACTCGAAGAATGGTGAAGAATGGATCAAATTCGTTCCACAACAAGTAGTTACATTTCAACCTGGAGATAGCGTAGACGTTCGGGAAGCTGCATATGGTTCATTCCCTGCAGGAGCTATTGAAACAATCACCTTCGATTAAATATGTAGGAGTAAAGATTTTGTTCCTTTTAAGCCGCTATATTTCTAGCGGCTTTTGTTTTTTTAAAGGGAGATCCTCATGCCTCATTACAGTTTAACTGGAAGCATAACCGTATGCCGAGAGTACTAACGGGCAGGGTAGTTGTAATATATGTAAGAAAAGGTTAATAAAACAGATACGCTCTAGTGTTTATTCCGATAATCTTCATCTATTTATTTGTTTCTAGCAAGTATAGACAACGAAAACATTCTATAGTGCAATGCCAGGAGATCAGATATACTCAAATGGAATGAAATAACAGGAAATAGACACCGGTAGGAACGAATAGATCGAGCTCGAAAGGAACAAATATATGAACCAAACAACAAATATTATGGGAATTCCTTTTCCCAATATAACTATGGATCAGACGGTTACGATTCTTGGTGATGTAGTCGATCAGAGACAATCCGAACTGTTCCATGTCATCACAGGCAATCCGGAAATCGTCATGTCCTGCCAGAAGGATCAGGCGCTTCGTTCGGTCGTGGATCAGGCAGGGCTTATTACCGCTGACGGCGCGGGCATTGTTATGGTATCCCGCTTTCGGGGTGGACAATTGACCGAACGGGTAACAGGTTGTGACCTGCTTTTTCGTTTGTTGGAGGAAGGACGCAGGAAGAATTGGTCCTTTTATATGCTCGGGGCAGAAGAAAGTGTCAGTAAGCGGGCTGTAGAAGTTATTACGCAAAACTATCCGGGCGTCATTGTTCATGGCAGACATCATGGATTTTTCACAACGGGCGAGGAGCAAAACATTGTAGAAGAGATTCACGAGGCACAACCTGATTTTCTTATCGTGGCCCTGGGAGCACCCCATGCTGAACACTGGATCAACAAATATCGCCATCAACTCAATGCTCGTGTAGCCATCGGAGTCGGGGGAAGCCTGGATATTCTGGCCGGCAAAACCAAACGAGCACCTGCCATATGGCAGAAGCTTAACTTGGAATGGCTTTATCGACTGCTCAGCCAGCCTTCCAGATGGCGCAGACAACTTATTTTGCCACGTTTCGCTGTTCGTGCGTTGCTGTTCAGGGAGCAAAGGTAAATAACAAAGGGGACTGGTTACGGAATGATCGGTGAACAATCCATGATCAAACTCAGGCCAAACAAAATACATATTATCGGCTCAGTCGGTAGCGGCAAGTCTACACTGGCCCGCCATTTATCCGCGAGGTTAGACCTTCCTTATTATGAGCTCGACAACATAGTGTGGCACCGTGTACCTCAAGGACAGGATATTCGCAATAGTCCGGAGACACGGGACACCCTTCTGCAAAAAGCTGTGGATTCCAATCAGTGGATTATTGAAGGTGTGCACTATAAATGGGTAGCAAGCAGTTTTGAGCAGGCTGATCTTATCGTCTATTTAAATACCCCCGTGTGGAAAAGGAATGTGCGCATTCTCAAACGTTTCACAGTACAGAAGCTCGGGCTGGAACAGGGAAATTACCGACAGACATTCACCATGCTCTGGAAGATGTATACATGGAGCTATCATCATGACCGTAAGGAAAAGGCGCTAATCATGGCGTTTTTGCAGCCTCACCAACATAAATTGTGTATGGTTCGTAACGAAGCAGAATTGACTAGATACCTGGAGGAATCGACAAGATGAAACATGAGGATCATGCGATCAGACCCAGTATGGGTCTTCTGAAACTGGATGAGGGCGACAAAAGATATTGCCTGACACGGTATGCCCCTTCCGAGGCATTGAGTTCTTTGGTCAAGCATTTCTGGATCGTCTCCTGGGATCTTACCGGGCATGATCCTTATCCTCAACATGTGGTTCCCAATCCATGTGTCAATCTGGTGGTAGAGCGTGGAAACACCTTTTTCTTTGGTCCATCCGGACAGAAATTCTCCTATCTCGTCCGTGAAAAAGGAACCGTGTTTGGGGTGAAGTTTAAGCCTGGCGGATTCTATCCATTCATTCGTAATCCCGTCTCCACATTGTATGGGAACCCCTTGGATGTCTCTGGTGTGCTTGGTGTCGATGCTCCACTGCTCGAAGAACGTCTGCTCGGAGATGAAAGTGATGCGGACAAAGTCAGTTATATGGATCAGCTTCTCTGTAAACACCTCCCTCCTCCTGATGATCAAGCCATTCTGGTCAGCCAGATTGTGCTGTATATTGAACAGCATCGGGATATGTTAAGAGTCGATGACTTATCTGCCTCCTGGAAAATGCACACAAGAAAGCTCCAGCGCCTGTTCAATCAGTATGTGGGCATCAGCCCCAAAATGGTCATCAAACTCTACCGCCTGCAAAATGCTGCTGAGCTGATGGAGCGGGGTGTGAATTGCGATCTGGTTAAGCTGTCCCAGGACCTTGGATATCATGATCAGTCACATTTTATCAAAGA
Above is a window of Paenibacillus sp. E222 DNA encoding:
- a CDS encoding CPBP family intramembrane glutamic endopeptidase, with protein sequence MNIPQSKQNQSFSTRRPVLTVVIIELLLLLAVFAAGAVATVKQLDYTSPVLMSFTPMALVLIIYLTLRRKWREIGFRSIRTIPASHAKYYIPLLLVLGTLALKGFTELAFSKVAFFIFFTLLVAFVEETIYRGLIFKTLLRKSAVAAVVTSSVLFSITHIMNALSGQSMADTILQLIYALLLGAALALLMLKNGNIVPLILFHFIHNLIQFLGNDRQDTGTLAYDIFILVVLVAYCVWLTFNVRTKLSSSESTTQGSSVVR
- a CDS encoding phosphatase PAP2 family protein, giving the protein MKALFLRWGHLLAILCIPLQGSIYVLLGSNTGSDVFYNYAWIDTQIPFIKEFIYPYVSWMPILYLGFLYLGLTNKSLFWRMIITYNVGVIAANIVFAVFPTYVPRPEAIGTGLSSTLVQFIYTNDAPYNCFPSIHCLTSYLLFIIINRHLNFKPMARISWSIWLWLIIASTVFVKQHSLLDVAGGILFGEAAYWAVHVVAVRAGLASKKTKQPLTATNTSSNRLV
- a CDS encoding PAS domain-containing methyl-accepting chemotaxis protein, coding for MFGKRTQMIKQAPAGSLQHLLEYSRKLVKDAEQGIYTSELELINDSQEIVEIAHNINKAVHMLKKQNEAADMRLRMLNQALNIGLWESEIVAGDPLDSNNIVAFSNEFRQMLGFSNTKDFPDAFASWAKSVHPDDRPQLVQEITKNVNTTSEKAAYNVTSRMITKSGEVRWFRCLGQVVRNDQGVPVKLLGIMFDIHDEKSKSDELEALVTRYDLVNRALVEAPWDMTVVAGDVVNPNNEFWWSPQFRRELGFTDEQDFPNVFSSWSSRLHPDDHDRTINEFAKHMNDYSGRTPYDLDYRLQRKNGEYRWYHAGGETVRDSNGVPLRVAGTIRDVTHEKNKEQIVEAMNQKTKLLSESIGEMVRGINSITDQAQELVTAQELSADAAIQVKSSADDTKNITAFIREIASQTNLLGLNAAIEAARAGELGLGFGVVAGEVRKLADHSSQATVNIEDSMQAMKTFIDQILEHIGNMSTLTQNQAALTQQVNASMDEINMMSQDLVNYSRNL
- a CDS encoding AraC family transcriptional regulator, coding for MVTPLEVRHINGVGWYEEAVQSQATWRLSLVTYGKCVYWVNGEKQIMEKGELLLIPAGIPYYGKSIPTVTHTQIVVQLQGDHAQGLPALERSEALRHKPGCYELIHERMKAIQQQWQERPSYYVMMSQALLMEVLIYINRELDRGVIPPERHLHAERMKRYIERHYREKVTKEELGDEIGKTPNYAAALFKSMTNQTISQYVHDQRMKRAVYLLTESQLSIQEIAEFLGYRDLSYFYRIFKRLMGSPPSDLLHERPPIV
- the pyk gene encoding pyruvate kinase, whose product is MLKTKIICTMGPACDSIELLKVMIQEGMTVARLNMAHGELEDHVARINNIRKAASELNTYVPIMMDIKGPEVRIGKLKEASCHLQAGKELILTTEEILGDAERISVNYPELNLVVKPGDRILIDDGLVDLTVLSVEGSDIHCKIISGGILKPRKGVNLPGIKTTLPGVTERDVMHIGFGIENGIEIIAASFVRKGDDIREIRSILKERGVDHVQIISKIENQEGMTNLDDIIEASDGIMVARGDLGVEVPIEDVPMMQKEMIDKCNRAGKPVIVATHMLESMQVNPRPTRSEVSDVANAVLQGADVVMLSGESAAGKYPVQSVRTMAAVARRAETMIDYKEQFNQKSAQQVADITEVISQGAVSSSLVLNAKAIITSTESGFTARMISKYRPKAPIIAVTQHEEVLAKICLLSGVIPVMGDKVTTTDEMFESATRNAIKTGYIEKGDIIVLSAGVPIGQSGNTNLIKVQQV
- a CDS encoding SRPBCC family protein, which translates into the protein MELKYEFYINAGQEEVWNALISPDGTRSSFFGSELRSNFQPGQPFAYVGPGNDGAETVHVYGDILEFEPLSLLSYLEHPGPSYHANHAELQSRVVFQLEKVGECTKLTLINDQFTDNHPSFANAQSSWWMILSSIKTWVETGETLNFGW